The proteins below come from a single Campylobacter sp. CCUG 57310 genomic window:
- a CDS encoding tRNA 2-selenouridine synthase has translation MKFILAMLSIICLIFLTGCSAKDTNNINKKELEELANKYGGVYIFNKKYLEEIEKREEERKNMINELGDKIVISKKQIKVGDKPKNIYSINMKPIDEKLPQILSNGKRYYTSFYKYEGKEKVSDKTIEKIKNNMSKEAYEKSRIVPRYFYIENNELIPIVITVTFDYIKTNYGIFGDEGAGIRFKDKEIIYLDSDNTFYLE, from the coding sequence ATGAAATTTATCTTAGCCATGTTATCAATAATATGTTTAATCTTTTTAACGGGTTGCTCTGCCAAAGATACAAACAACATAAACAAAAAAGAGTTAGAAGAGTTAGCTAATAAATACGGAGGAGTGTATATATTTAATAAGAAGTATTTAGAGGAGATAGAGAAGAGGGAGGAGGAAAGAAAGAATATGATAAATGAATTAGGAGATAAGATTGTTATATCTAAAAAACAAATAAAAGTGGGGGATAAACCAAAAAATATATATAGTATCAATATGAAACCCATAGATGAAAAACTCCCTCAAATTCTATCAAACGGCAAGAGATATTATACTTCTTTTTATAAATACGAAGGCAAAGAAAAAGTTTCAGACAAAACAATAGAAAAAATAAAAAATAATATGAGTAAGGAAGCTTACGAAAAATCCAGAATAGTTCCAAGGTATTTTTATATTGAAAACAACGAACTTATTCCCATAGTAATAACAGTAACATTTGATTATATAAAAACCAACTACGGAATATTCGGAGATGAGGGTGCAGGAATTAGATTTAAAGATAAAGAAATTATATATTTAGATAGTGATAATACATTCTATTTAGAATAA
- a CDS encoding tRNA 2-selenouridine synthase, translating to MKFILAMLSIICLIFLTGCSAKDTNNINKKELEELANKYGGVYIFNKKYLEEIEKREEERKNLSAELGDKIRKKIGKHTYSIDMKPIDKKLPQILSNGKRYYTYWTHYENETGKTAVIPQIYVDKIKKFIGLENYNKYKPDMLLSYFYIDKNNEIIPVSISVYYNVINTEYGIFGDEGAGISFTKKTVKDLGGFNKFYLE from the coding sequence ATGAAATTTATCTTAGCCATGCTATCAATAATATGTTTAATCTTTTTAACGGGTTGCTCTGCTAAAGATACAAACAACATAAACAAAAAAGAGTTAGAAGAATTAGCTAATAAATACGGAGGAGTGTATATATTTAATAAGAAGTATTTAGAGGAGATAGAGAAGAGGGAAGAGGAAAGAAAGAATTTAAGTGCGGAACTCGGAGATAAGATAAGAAAAAAGATAGGTAAGCATACTTATTCTATAGATATGAAACCCATAGATAAAAAACTCCCTCAAATTCTATCGAACGGTAAGAGATATTATACTTATTGGACTCATTATGAAAACGAAACGGGAAAGACGGCTGTTATTCCTCAAATTTATGTAGATAAAATAAAAAAATTCATAGGACTCGAAAATTATAATAAGTATAAACCCGATATGCTTTTATCTTATTTTTATATTGACAAAAATAATGAAATAATTCCTGTATCTATATCTGTATATTATAATGTTATTAATACCGAATACGGAATATTCGGAGATGAGGGTGCAGGAATATCTTTTACAAAAAAAACAGTAAAAGATTTGGGCGGATTTAATAAATTCTATTTAGAATAA
- a CDS encoding S8 family serine peptidase translates to MKKSLKNKLKKTQILLLAFPIVGFSSDYISVLRRSYELINLPSAYQNNPGITGEGVVVGIVDSFFKTNHPSIQNKDLGLFNVDQNSINEIADRAKKDSARHGTHIAGIILGKKLGNDEPYGIAQGAKYYGVGYVNLFSNYTGNLYNDLSGKNIKIINNSWSSQKYPSLGIGDMSNGYNTFNEHLNAEKLAQINENSKGVASLIRLAKEEKALIVIAAGNDGMLAPSSTAIVPSYDKSIKSWIVVGAMNGQDTKVDNSTGKRRIKFISGKCASNAPTYECDSLAKFSNAFKGASYYSIIAPGKYIDSANSYYNHSGFHNPKPEEIAKFFNMSGTSQATPMVSGAAALLQQKFPFLSGIDMANIILSTANDDVILPKLTVKSFNNTAFYHIIYIDNDVPMKNGQIDQNQVRQDLSSIGYSQTDIDTMLRKLFPKDGIVRLNKRDLIGQGVLDVDKALKGLAKLDANRFDAENIVEFNGEKQALYTIDTKGHNGEFTNDITQKLWDSSLHVADASNSPAMDIENIDKIGFRKIGEGTLTLAGNTDYKGLTIASGGTLKIKGEMTNSNLWAVDKGNLDLEASSKIKQNVYAKDGGNINLKGADITGNAVIYKNGKLITSSQNDHNIRGSVVADAGNIELKEGKLITPNVTLKNQGVLSGEGTIKGDLINESGIVKAGFKDGSLAIGNLNIEGKYTQNANGDLEIGFNPQARHTSFNANGYDILGGKLIYTPVYDKNSQDTFANNFEVIVNLGNLPTDNLTIDARDTNLFDFTVQDKNIIKINKKKDPFENNNNDDDFKNLINKILDIKLSKDFAKNNPHAAEYNKFFKDLDKASKSEFAKTLDSLENSPVPSDAKDNLWAQEKLTLDNTNFLLSTFSPMLLPSEPMASLSSDVTDQIAYDALQDSRRDTQISLNSNYIKLNHDEYKSKTYSTNLQAKKLIDENLLGGSIALATSKSTHKYSSSEQKRISVGISGLLDLGNNYSFIAQGNLGIGFNDLTRYIVGSSSDLKADYKSYLASSQIGILKNFNFENLSIKPVVTLNYSTVMQNKFNEQGGIFAKTYDKKRHETLSTSIGLHTSYQLSLNDYTKLNLNGFGYYTLRLNDEKINNKTHFSDFADKSFDQKTTAGRHSVYYGMDAELIHKRYFTRIGLSSEQGKNYSQINVLLSVGMEF, encoded by the coding sequence TTGAAAAAATCACTAAAAAATAAATTGAAAAAAACTCAAATTTTACTTTTGGCTTTTCCTATAGTAGGATTTTCTTCTGATTATATTAGTGTATTAAGAAGATCTTATGAGCTAATAAATCTGCCAAGCGCATACCAAAACAATCCCGGTATAACAGGCGAAGGTGTTGTAGTCGGAATTGTCGATTCGTTTTTTAAAACAAATCACCCAAGCATACAAAACAAAGATCTTGGGCTATTTAACGTAGATCAAAATAGTATAAATGAAATAGCGGATAGAGCAAAAAAAGATAGCGCTAGACACGGAACTCATATAGCCGGAATTATTTTAGGCAAAAAACTAGGAAATGACGAACCTTACGGTATAGCGCAAGGGGCTAAATATTACGGAGTAGGATATGTAAATTTATTTTCAAACTATACAGGAAATCTCTATAATGATCTAAGCGGAAAAAATATAAAAATTATAAATAATAGCTGGAGCTCACAAAAATATCCAAGTCTTGGAATAGGAGATATGTCAAACGGCTACAATACTTTTAATGAGCATTTAAATGCGGAAAAATTGGCACAAATTAATGAAAATAGCAAAGGAGTTGCAAGCCTTATAAGACTTGCTAAAGAGGAAAAAGCTCTAATAGTAATAGCTGCAGGAAATGACGGTATGCTAGCTCCAAGCTCAACAGCTATCGTTCCGTCTTACGATAAATCGATTAAATCATGGATAGTTGTAGGGGCTATGAACGGACAAGACACTAAGGTTGATAACTCTACAGGCAAAAGACGTATAAAATTTATAAGTGGAAAATGTGCCTCTAATGCCCCTACTTACGAATGCGATAGTCTTGCTAAATTTTCAAATGCCTTTAAAGGCGCCTCTTATTACTCTATAATAGCACCTGGTAAGTACATAGACTCTGCAAATTCTTATTATAATCATAGTGGATTTCACAACCCTAAACCTGAGGAAATAGCTAAATTTTTTAATATGAGCGGAACTTCCCAAGCAACGCCTATGGTGAGCGGTGCTGCGGCCTTGCTGCAACAAAAATTTCCGTTTTTAAGTGGAATTGATATGGCAAATATCATCTTAAGTACTGCAAATGATGACGTGATATTGCCAAAACTTACCGTAAAATCTTTTAACAATACAGCTTTTTATCATATCATATACATAGATAATGACGTACCTATGAAAAACGGTCAAATAGATCAAAATCAAGTAAGGCAAGATCTTTCAAGTATAGGATACTCGCAAACCGACATAGACACAATGCTTAGAAAACTTTTTCCAAAAGACGGTATCGTAAGACTTAACAAAAGAGATTTAATAGGTCAAGGCGTGTTAGATGTAGATAAGGCGCTCAAGGGTTTAGCTAAACTTGATGCAAATAGATTTGATGCGGAAAATATAGTTGAATTTAACGGTGAAAAACAAGCCCTTTATACCATTGATACAAAAGGACACAATGGAGAATTTACCAATGATATAACACAAAAATTATGGGATAGCAGCTTGCATGTTGCAGATGCATCAAATTCTCCGGCTATGGACATTGAAAATATAGATAAAATAGGCTTTAGAAAAATAGGCGAAGGAACACTGACATTAGCAGGAAATACCGACTATAAAGGCTTAACTATAGCTTCTGGCGGAACCCTAAAGATAAAAGGCGAGATGACAAATAGCAATCTTTGGGCGGTAGATAAAGGCAATCTTGATCTTGAGGCAAGTTCAAAAATAAAACAAAATGTCTATGCAAAAGATGGTGGAAATATAAATTTAAAAGGTGCAGACATCACAGGAAATGCTGTCATCTATAAAAACGGAAAGCTCATAACATCTAGTCAAAATGATCATAATATACGTGGCTCGGTTGTCGCGGACGCAGGAAACATAGAGCTTAAAGAGGGAAAGCTCATAACACCTAATGTGACGCTCAAAAATCAAGGCGTCTTAAGCGGAGAAGGCACTATAAAAGGCGATCTTATAAATGAAAGCGGTATAGTTAAGGCAGGCTTTAAGGATGGAAGTCTTGCGATAGGAAATTTAAACATAGAAGGTAAATATACTCAAAATGCAAATGGCGATCTTGAGATAGGATTTAATCCTCAAGCAAGACACACTAGCTTTAACGCAAACGGTTATGATATTTTAGGCGGAAAGCTTATATATACGCCCGTTTATGATAAAAACAGCCAAGATACATTTGCGAACAATTTTGAAGTTATCGTAAATCTAGGCAACCTTCCAACAGATAACTTGACTATAGACGCAAGAGATACGAATTTATTCGATTTTACGGTTCAAGATAAAAACATCATCAAAATCAACAAAAAGAAAGATCCATTCGAAAACAACAACAATGATGATGATTTTAAAAATTTGATCAATAAAATTCTAGACATAAAACTAAGCAAAGATTTTGCGAAAAACAATCCTCATGCAGCAGAGTATAATAAGTTTTTTAAAGATCTAGATAAAGCAAGCAAAAGTGAATTTGCCAAAACATTAGATAGCCTTGAAAATTCGCCTGTTCCTAGTGATGCCAAAGATAATCTATGGGCGCAAGAAAAACTTACACTGGATAATACAAATTTCTTGCTTTCAACATTTTCTCCTATGCTTTTACCAAGCGAGCCTATGGCATCATTAAGCTCTGACGTAACCGATCAGATAGCATATGATGCGCTCCAAGACAGTAGAAGAGATACTCAAATTTCTTTAAATTCAAACTACATAAAACTAAATCATGATGAGTATAAGAGCAAAACATACTCTACAAATTTACAAGCCAAAAAACTGATAGATGAAAATTTACTTGGCGGCTCAATAGCTCTAGCAACCTCAAAAAGCACGCACAAATACTCATCAAGCGAACAAAAAAGAATTTCTGTAGGCATAAGCGGTCTTTTAGATCTTGGGAACAACTACTCTTTCATAGCTCAAGGAAATTTAGGCATAGGGTTTAACGATCTTACAAGATATATAGTAGGCTCATCAAGCGACTTAAAAGCTGATTACAAAAGCTATTTAGCATCATCCCAAATAGGAATTTTAAAGAATTTCAACTTTGAAAATTTATCCATAAAACCTGTTGTGACATTAAACTACTCAACAGTAATGCAAAATAAATTTAATGAGCAAGGCGGAATTTTTGCAAAAACCTATGATAAAAAGAGACACGAAACCCTATCAACATCAATTGGGCTTCATACAAGCTATCAACTATCGCTAAATGATTACACGAAGTTAAATTTAAACGGCTTTGGATACTATACTCTAAGATTAAATGACGAAAAAATAAATAACAAAACTCATTTCAGCGATTTTGCAGACAAAAGCTTTGATCAAAAAACAACTGCGGGCAGACACAGTGTGTATTATGGAATGGATGCCGAACTAATACACAAAAGATACTTTACTCGCATAGGTCTATCTAGCGAACAGGGTAAAAATTATTCACAAATCAATGTTTTATTAAGTGTTGGTATGGAATTTTAA
- a CDS encoding saccharopine dehydrogenase family protein, with protein sequence MKHILIIGAGGVSQVATVKCAMNSNVFTTITLASRTKSKCDAIAKFIKERLGVTINTAQIDADNTDAVVELIKQTKADLLLNVALPYQDLTLMDACVKAKIPYIDTANYEHPDTAKFEYKLQWAKDGDFKNAGTMALLGSGFDPGVTNVFCAYAQQNLFDEIHEIDILDCNAGDHGYPFATNFNPEINLREVSSKGRYWEKDESGEGKWIETKPMEIMFKWDYPKIGVKDSYLLYHEELESLVKNIKGLKRIRFFMTFGQSYLTHMKCLENVGMLRIDEVEHNGMKIVPIQFLKTLLPDPASLGARTKGKTNIGCVIRGIKDGKERQVYIYNVCDHEECYKETGAQAVSYTTGVPAMIGSMMVAKGIWNGKGVFNMEEFNAKPFMDELMKQGLPWEIIEMKPGERYEVERKI encoded by the coding sequence ATGAAACATATTTTAATTATCGGAGCCGGTGGAGTAAGCCAAGTGGCAACCGTAAAATGCGCGATGAATAGTAATGTTTTTACGACTATCACGCTTGCAAGCCGCACAAAGAGCAAATGCGACGCTATAGCAAAATTTATCAAAGAGCGCCTTGGAGTTACGATAAATACGGCTCAAATCGACGCTGATAATACCGATGCGGTTGTAGAACTCATTAAACAAACCAAAGCCGATTTGCTACTAAACGTGGCGCTTCCGTATCAGGATTTGACACTTATGGACGCTTGCGTAAAAGCTAAAATTCCTTATATAGACACCGCAAACTACGAGCATCCCGATACTGCTAAATTTGAATACAAGCTTCAATGGGCAAAAGACGGCGACTTTAAAAACGCAGGCACGATGGCGCTTCTTGGAAGCGGATTTGATCCAGGTGTGACAAACGTATTTTGCGCCTATGCACAGCAAAATTTGTTCGATGAAATCCACGAGATAGACATCCTAGACTGCAACGCCGGAGATCACGGATATCCTTTTGCTACGAATTTCAACCCGGAGATAAACCTGCGCGAAGTTAGCTCAAAGGGCAGGTATTGGGAAAAAGACGAAAGCGGCGAAGGCAAATGGATAGAAACCAAGCCTATGGAGATAATGTTTAAGTGGGATTACCCGAAAATCGGAGTAAAAGACAGCTACCTGCTATATCACGAAGAGCTTGAGAGCCTAGTTAAAAACATCAAAGGACTTAAGAGAATTCGCTTCTTTATGACTTTTGGACAAAGCTATCTAACTCACATGAAATGCCTTGAAAACGTCGGCATGCTGCGCATAGACGAAGTCGAGCATAACGGCATGAAGATAGTGCCTATCCAGTTTTTAAAAACCCTACTTCCGGATCCCGCCAGCCTTGGCGCAAGAACAAAAGGCAAGACAAACATCGGCTGCGTCATAAGAGGCATAAAGGACGGCAAAGAGCGCCAAGTCTATATCTATAACGTATGCGATCATGAAGAGTGCTATAAAGAGACGGGTGCGCAAGCCGTTAGCTACACCACGGGAGTTCCTGCTATGATAGGCTCTATGATGGTTGCTAAAGGAATTTGGAATGGTAAAGGTGTATTTAATATGGAAGAATTTAACGCTAAGCCTTTCATGGATGAGCTTATGAAGCAAGGTTTGCCATGGGAGATAATAGAGATGAAACCCGGCGAGAGATATGAGGTTGAGAGGAAAATTTAA